The Litorilinea aerophila genome includes the window TGGAACCTGTCGGCGAATTTCTGCCGGGATTTACTACGAATTTTCGTCCGCTATCTTTCCCGCATTTCACCCCCAAAGTGGGCCTGTCAGGAAGTGGATGAAACCGATGAGGGCGGGGTCTCCTCGCCGGCCGGACGCACCACGGGGATGGCAGTTCCGCCTGGCTGGGGAAGTACCGGCATCTCCGCCGGCGGGGTCCCTTCAATGTTGAGCTCTGCCCGCAGCAGCACGCCATCGTCCATGAAGAAGCTGTTGACGTGCAGGGCCCCGTAGACCTGGCTGCCCTCCAGCAGTTCCACCCGGTCGGCCCGGATGACGCCCCGATAGATGCCTCGGATGCTGACCGTCTTGGCGGTGATGTCACACTGGACCCGCGCCGTCTCGGTCAAGATCACGTTGGCCGGCGTCTCGATGCGGCCCCCCTCGATGGCGCCATCTACCCGCACACTGGTATCGCTGCGCAGATTGCCGCTGAAAGACGCCCGCGGGCCGATGATGACCTCAATGGCGTCAGGTTCTGGACGTTGCACTCGACCGAACACCGGATACCTCCTGAAAATGGCTCCACACCCGCCCTGGCTCCCTTGCCGGCCCCAGGGCGACAACGGACGACGGCTACAGAAGCGTGAGCTTCTCGGAAATGCTCTGCCCGCGATAGATGCGCTGGATGATGTCCGCCAGCAGGGGCGCGATGGAGAGCACTTCGATTTTGGGATGACGCTTTTCGGGGGGAACCGGGATGGTGTTGGTGACCACCAGCTTCTCGATGCGGTCGTCGGCATCCAGCCGCTGGAGGGCCGTGGGCAACAGCACCGGGTGGGTGACCGCGAAGTATGCCTTGCCCTGGGCGCCGTTCTCGTAGAGGGCATCCACCTGGCGCAGGACGCTGCCGCCGGCCATGATGTCGTCGATCACGATGGGGCGCCGACCTTCGATGTCGCCCACCACGTGGGTGGTCTCGGTGGCGCTGAAGCTGGTGCGCCGCTTGTGCATCACCACCAGGGGCAGGTTCAACATCTCGGCGTACTTGCCGGCCATGCTGGCCCGCCCCACGTCCGGGCTGACGATGGCTGCGTCGGCGAACTCTGGCTTGCGGAAGTAGTCGGCCAACAGGGGCAAAGCGCTCAGGGGATCCACCGGAATGTTGAAAAAGCCTTGAATGGCCCGGCTGTGGATGTCCACAAAGATCACCCGGCGAGCTCCCTGCTGTTCCAGCATGTTGGCCACCACCCGGGCGCTGATGGCCTCCCGTCCCTTGGCCATGCGCTCCTGGCGGGCGTAGGGAAAGTAGGGGATCACCACGCTGACGCTGTGGGCACTGGCCCGGCGGAAGGCGTCCAGATAGAGCAGCAGCTCCATCAGATTGTCGTTCACCGGTGCGGAACAGGGCTGCACAATGAAAATATCCTGGTCGCGCACCACTTCATCCACCATCACGTGGATCTCGCTGTCCGGCAGATGGCGGGTGGTGGACTTGCCCAGGCTGACATCTAACAGACAGGCAATCTCCTGGGCCAGCTCTGGATGGGCAGAGCCAGAAAAAATGCGTAATGGATGATAGGACTCAGGCATGCTTGATCCCCCCCAACGTCGCCGCCGTGGTGGCCGGCTTGGTTTCGGCTATCCGGCCCTATATGTTAGCATACGATCAGATCATCAGAAATTTTCGACGCCCGGCAAGATCCTTGGGAGACCACATCCTTCCCACATCCTTCCGTAAGGACAAACAAGCCAGAAGGACAAACTGAGGACAAACATCCATGCCCACCCTGCTCCTGGCCACCCATAACCCCGGCAAAATTCGGGAGTATCGTGCCCTGCTGGCCGACCTGCCGGTGACAGTCCTCTCCCTGGCCGAGGCCGGCATCGAGCTGGAAGTGCCGGAGACCGGCACCACCTTTGCCGAAAACGCCGTGCTGAAGGCGCGTGCCTATGCGAAGCACAGTGGCCACTGGGCCTGGGCTGATGACAGCGGCCTGGAAGTGGACGCATTGGGCGGGCGGCCCGGGGTCTACTCGGCCCGCTATGCCGGCCCCCAGGCCAGCGACGAGGAACGCCATCGCCGCCTGCTGGCAGAGCTCCAGGCCTTTCCACCAGAACAGTGGACTGCCCGCTTCCGCTGCGTGATCGCCATCGCCCGGCCGGATGGCGCGCTGCTGACGGCCGAAGGCACGGTCGAGGGGCACATCACCGACCACCCCCGCGGCGAGCACGGCTTTGGCTATGACCCCATCTTCTACCTGCCCTCCCACGGAGCCACCATGGCCGAGCTTCCCCCCGCCGAGAAGAACCGCATCAGCCACCGGGGTCAGGCAGCCCGCCAGGCCAAAGCCCTGCTGCGCACCTGGCTCTTCCCTGGGGCCGCGTCCCCTGCCTAGACAGATTGAAAATTTGGGGGAAAGCCGGTAGAATACAGGACGGAACGACGCTCTGCCCGGTGTGTGCGTCGACAGCCGTACGGCGTTCAGGTGTGTGGCTCCCCCGGCCCGTTAGCCATCCACCGCCACCCCGAGAAGAGCCATCCGTGTGGATTGGGCGCCACGGGGTAGGGCGGGTCTCCAGCCCGCCGGCGGTGACCGGATCGACGGGAGCCGGCGTCCGTGGAGAGGCCGCCCCTTCGTAGGCGAAGCTTATAGCTGCGCATCCGTCGCCGTCCCTTCACCTGCCCGGGTTTGGCACCATCGGGCGGCTGGGAGCCGCTCC containing:
- a CDS encoding XTP/dITP diphosphatase → MPTLLLATHNPGKIREYRALLADLPVTVLSLAEAGIELEVPETGTTFAENAVLKARAYAKHSGHWAWADDSGLEVDALGGRPGVYSARYAGPQASDEERHRRLLAELQAFPPEQWTARFRCVIAIARPDGALLTAEGTVEGHITDHPRGEHGFGYDPIFYLPSHGATMAELPPAEKNRISHRGQAARQAKALLRTWLFPGAASPA
- a CDS encoding bactofilin family protein; the encoded protein is MFGRVQRPEPDAIEVIIGPRASFSGNLRSDTSVRVDGAIEGGRIETPANVILTETARVQCDITAKTVSIRGIYRGVIRADRVELLEGSQVYGALHVNSFFMDDGVLLRAELNIEGTPPAEMPVLPQPGGTAIPVVRPAGEETPPSSVSSTS
- a CDS encoding ribose-phosphate diphosphokinase; the encoded protein is MPESYHPLRIFSGSAHPELAQEIACLLDVSLGKSTTRHLPDSEIHVMVDEVVRDQDIFIVQPCSAPVNDNLMELLLYLDAFRRASAHSVSVVIPYFPYARQERMAKGREAISARVVANMLEQQGARRVIFVDIHSRAIQGFFNIPVDPLSALPLLADYFRKPEFADAAIVSPDVGRASMAGKYAEMLNLPLVVMHKRRTSFSATETTHVVGDIEGRRPIVIDDIMAGGSVLRQVDALYENGAQGKAYFAVTHPVLLPTALQRLDADDRIEKLVVTNTIPVPPEKRHPKIEVLSIAPLLADIIQRIYRGQSISEKLTLL